The genomic interval ATACCGGTCCGATGCTGGTTTGGGAGCGTATTGCGATAACGCCGGAAATGAATGCCGGCGCTCTTCACGACTTGCTCGCGAAGTTGGGCGCGCGGCTGATTGTGGATGCGCTCGACGCACTCGCGGCCGGCCGCTTGGCACCCACCGCCCAGCCGACGGCGGGTGTCATGTATGCCGCGAAGATCCGCAAGTCTGAGACGCGCCTCGACTGGACGCAGCCGGCTCAATCCCTTGCCTGCCGGGTTCGCGCCTTCAGCCCCACGCCGGGGGCGTGGACGGAGATCGCGGGAGAGCGTGTGCGGGTCCTTGCCGCCAGCGTCATACCCAATGCCGCGAGCGGCACCCCCGGCGCCGTGCTCGACCGCCAGCTTACGATTGCGTGCAGCCAAGGTGGCCTTCGCCTCGACGAAGTTCAGCGCGCAGGGGCGAAGCCGCTCAACGCGGAGGCTTTCCTTCGCGGGCGCTCGATCGCCCCCGGAACGGTACTGGCATGACGCGTTACAAGCTCACAATCGAATATGACGGGACGGGCTTCGTCGGATGGCAGCGTCAGGCAAATGGCCTCTCGATCCAGGAAGCGCTGGAAACTGCGGTCGAGCAGTTTTGCGGGGAACGGGTCACCATACATGCCGCCGGGCGGACCGACGCAGGTGTCCATGCGCTCGGCCAGGTGGCGCATGTCGACATCGCGAAGGACACGCGGCCTGATACGGTGCGCGACGCGATCAACTACCACGTGAAGCCTCATCTCGTTGCCGTGCTCGAGG from Alphaproteobacteria bacterium carries:
- the fmt gene encoding methionyl-tRNA formyltransferase gives rise to the protein ELAMVYAQPPRPAGRGQHEQRSPVQRFAERRGIPVRTPKSLRESSEQASFASLDLDAAVVAAYGVILPKAMLASPRLGCLNIHASLLPRWRGAAPIQHAILAGDKETGVTIMQMDEGLDTGPMLVWERIAITPEMNAGALHDLLAKLGARLIVDALDALAAGRLAPTAQPTAGVMYAAKIRKSETRLDWTQPAQSLACRVRAFSPTPGAWTEIAGERVRVLAASVIPNAASGTPGAVLDRQLTIACSQGGLRLDEVQRAGAKPLNAEAFLRGRSIAPGTVLA